In Astatotilapia calliptera chromosome 23, fAstCal1.2, whole genome shotgun sequence, a genomic segment contains:
- the usp46 gene encoding ubiquitin carboxyl-terminal hydrolase 46 produces the protein MTVRNIASICNMGTNASALEKDIGPEQFPINEHYFGLVNFGNTCYCNSVLQALYFCRPFRENVLAYKAQQKKKENLLTCLADLFHSIATQKKKVGVIPPKKFISRLRKENDLFDNYMQQDAHEFLNYLLNTVADILQEEKKQEKQNGRLKNNGTAVTTEAETENKTEPTWVHDIFQGTLTNETRCLNCETVSSKDEDFLDLSVDVEQNTSITHCLRDFSNTETLCSEYKYYCETCCSKQEAQKRMRVKKLPMILALHLKRFKYMEQLHRYTKLSYRVVFPLELRLFNTSGDAVNLDRMYDLVAVVVHCGSGPNRGHYITIVKSHGFWLLFDDDIVEKIDAQAIEEFYGLTSDISKNSESGYILFYQSRE, from the exons ATGACTGTCAGAAACATCGCCTCCATTTGTAATATG GGCACCAATGCCTCTGCTCTGGAGAAAGACATCGGCCCGGAGCAATTCCCAATCAACGAACACTACTTCGGATTGGTCAAT TTTGGAAACACGTGTTACTGTAACTCAGTGCTCCAGGCTCTGTACTTCTGCCGGCCTTTCCGGGAGAATGTGCTGGCgtacaaagcccagcagaaaaaGAAGGAGAACCTGCTCACGTGCCTGGCTGACCTCTTCCACTCCATTGCCACGCAGAAGAAAAAAGTTGGCGTCATACCGCCCAAGAAATTCATCTCCCGCCTACGGAAGGAGAACG ATCTGTTTGACAACTACATGCAACAAGATGCACACGAATTCCTCAACTACCTGCTGAACACCGTGGCTGATATTCTGCAAGAggagaaaaagcaggaaaagcagAACGGGCGCCTCAAGAACAATGGCACCGCCGTCACCACCGAGGCTGAGACGGAGAACAAGACGGAGCCCACGTGGGTTCACGATATCTTTCAAGGCACACTGACCAATGAGACGCGCTGCCTCAACTGTGAAACA GTGAGCAGCAAAGATGAGGATTTTCTGGATCTTTCTGTGGATGTAGAGCAGAACACATCAATAACACACTGTCTCAG GGACTTTAGTAACACAGAGACTTTGTGCAGTGAATACAAATACTACTGTGAGACATGCTGCAGCAAGCAGGAAGCACAGAAACG GATGCGTGTGAAGAAACTTCCTATGATCCTGGCACTACACCTCAAGAGGTTTAAGTACATGGAGCAGCTGCACCGCTACACCAAGCTGTCCTATCGGGTGGTTTTCCCATTAGAACTCCGTCTCTTTAACACGTCTGGGGATGCAGTCAACCTGGATCGCATGTATGATCTAGTAGCTGTGGTGGTGCACTGTGGAAG CGGCCCAAATCGAGGTCATTACATCACTATAGTGAAGAGTCATGGCTTCTGGCTGCTGTTTGATGATGACATTGTGGAG AAAATTGATGCCCAGGCCATTGAGGAGTTTTACGGTCTTACCTCAGATATCTCGAAGAACTCTGAGTCGGGATACATCCTCTTCTACCAATCCAGGGAGTGA